A single genomic interval of Colius striatus isolate bColStr4 chromosome 9, bColStr4.1.hap1, whole genome shotgun sequence harbors:
- the ARL4C gene encoding ADP-ribosylation factor-like protein 4C, which yields MGNISSNISAFQSLHIVMLGLDSAGKTTVLYRLKFNEFVNTVPTIGFNTEKIRLSNGTAKGISCHFWDVGGQEKLRPLWKSYSRCTDGIIYVVDSVDVDRLEEAKTELHKVTKFAENQGTPLLVIANKQDLPKSLPVAEIEKQLALHELTPSTTYHIQPACAIIGEGLTEGMDKLYEMILKRRKSLKQKKKR from the coding sequence ATGGGGAACATCTCCTCCAACATCTCTGCCTTCCAGTCCCTGCACATCGTCATGCTCGGTCTGGACTCAGCAGGAAAAACCACAGTGCTTTACCGGTTGAAGTTCAACGAGTTCGTCAACACCGTGCCCACCATCGGTTTCAACACGGAGAAGATCCGTTTGAGCAACGGGACGGCCAAGGGCATTAGCTGCCACTTTTGGGATGTGGGTGGTCAGGAGAAGCTGCGCCCGCTCTGGAAGTCCTACAGCCGCTGCACCGATGGCATTATCTATGTGGTGGACTCAGTGGACGTGGATCGGCTGGAGGAGGCCAAAACAGAGCTGCATAAGGTGACTAAGTTCGCCGAGAACCAGGGCACCCCGCTGCTGGTCATCGCCAACAAACAAGACCTGCCCAAGTCCTTGCCGGTGGCTGAGATCGAAAAGCAGCTAGCCCTCCACGAGCTGACCCCTTCCACCACCTACCACATCCAGCCCGCCTGCGCCATCATCGGCGAGGGGCTCACTGAGGGCATGGACAAGCTCTACGAGATGATCCTGAAGCGGAGGAAGTCCctcaagcagaaaaagaagcGGTAG